A window from Plodia interpunctella isolate USDA-ARS_2022_Savannah chromosome 2, ilPloInte3.2, whole genome shotgun sequence encodes these proteins:
- the conu gene encoding rho GTPase-activating protein conundrum isoform X2, whose amino-acid sequence MCVMGAFCRFHAKYIIQGELETEWLQAAGLGSLAAPFQAGQEVTEAQLGEAVRPLPREQAAAVRRRVRRLNRTVRRKRAASRARKPDIRDVFRDLENSSGSEPRSRSATPDSLDSLPSGGSGSPPAEWADGATPPDFVDSFPSVGAHAPLARTPSAPAAPRRVRLSPPAVGAHSPPLPMHELFKPNDLHLADIASNTEGIELLGYQRYGTVQGPRIGKERINGSILKDNDLFISKHAAVSRAKSAASTQQPLSFEHKFNLDRQMIDHEEVWPEEDSTVDIESVSEPQLKRLPPLLWLELTALFDRYSLPFQKRKPPKKKRKEEGSVFGVSLETLVRKDMIMWEETWSCVPSIIRSLAAALRARSQDEGLLRVPGNKQKIEALCQLIEQRWYSDRQAVESGLARATSHDLAAVFKRLLRALPQPPLTQELMRLFYNTYALSGATQGRALNLLVLLLPAEQRATLRELLRLVREIVKLSHTNKMSEHNVAMIIAPTLFPPSLLIKSSDSLETQLATAANSCHVTEALMRWCDQLWTLPASLHAAALRKPQPHRRNHHT is encoded by the exons ATGTGTGTTATGGGCGCATTTTGTCGTTTCCATgcgaaatatataatac AAGGCGAATTAGAAACAGAATGGCTCCAAGCGGCGGGGTTGGGGTCCCTGGCGGCGCCGTTCCAGGCTGGCCAGGAGGTGACCGAAGCCCAGCTGGGTGAGGCCGTGCGTCCCCTGCCCAGGGAACAGGCCGCAGCAGTCCGGAGACGAGTGAGGAGGCTGAACAGAACTGTGAGGAGGAAGCGAGCAGCGTCAAGAGCTAGGAAGCCTGATATTAGAGATGTCTTTCGGGACTTGGAG AATTCGAGCGGCAGCGAGCCGAGGTCGCGCAGTGCGACTCCTGACTCACTGGACTCGCTGCCCAGCGGTGGGTCAGGTAGCCCACCGGCAGAGTGGGCGGATGGGGCCACGCCACCAGATTTCGT TGACAGCTTCCCGTCAGTAGGTGCGCACGCGCCGCTGGCCCGCACGCCATCCGCGCCGGCCGCGCCGCGCCGGGTGCGACTGTCCCCCCCCGCGGTCGGCGCGCACTCCCCCCCTCTGCCCATGCATGAGCTCTTCAAACCTAATGATCTGCATCTGGCTGACATCGCGAGTAATACAG agGGTATCGAGCTGCTCGGCTACCAAAGGTACGGGACTGTCCAGGGACCAAGAATAGGGAAGGAACGAATCAACGGATCTATACTCAAGGATAATGACCTATTCAT AAGCAAACACGCGGCAGTTTCGCGGGCAAAAAGCGCTGCTTCTACACAACAACCCCTGAGTTTCGAACACAAGTTCAACCTGGACAGACAGATGATTGATCATGAAGAG GTGTGGCCAGAAGAAGACAGCACAGTCGACATCGAGAGCGTAAGCGAGCCACAACTTAAACGACTACCGCCACTGCTGTGGTTGGAGCTGACGGCGCTGTTCGATCGGTATTCGCTGCCTTTCCAAAAGAGGAAGCCGCCCAAGAAAAAGCGGAAAGAAG AGGGTTCAGTATTCGGCGTATCACTCGAGACTCTCGTCCGCAAAGACATGATCATGTGGGAGGAGACCTGGAGCTGTGTGCCCAGCATCATCAGATCGTTGGCCGCTGCGCTAAGAGCTAGGTCGCAGGACGAAGGACTTCTGAGGGTGCCCGGGAACAAACAAAAG ATCGAAGCGCTCTGCCAGCTGATAGAGCAGCGCTGGTACTCGGACCGGCAAGCAGTGGAGAGCGGGCTGGCGCGCGCGACCTCGCACGACCTCGCGGCCGTGTTCAAGCGGCTGCTGCGCGCGCTGCCGCAGCCGCCGCTCACGCAGGAGCTGATGCGGCTGTTCTACAATACTTATG CCCTGAGCGGCGCGACGCAAGGGCGCGCGCTGAACCTGCTGGTGCTGCTGCTGCCGGCGGAGCAGCGCGCCACGCTGCGCGAGCTGCTGCGGCTGGTGCGCGAGATCGTCAAGCTCAGCCACACCAACAAGATGAGCGAACACAATGTCGCTATGATCATCGCTCCCACTCTCTTCCCGCCCAG TTTGCTGATCAAGTCGTCAGACAGCCTGGAGACGCAGCTGGCGACGGCCGCCAACAGCTGCCACGTGACGGAAGCGCTGATGCGGTGGTGCGACCAGCTGTGGACGCTGCCCGCGTCGCTGCACGCCGCCGCGCTGAGGAAGCCGCAGCCGCACCGCCGGAACCACCACACTTGA
- the Nup43 gene encoding nucleoporin Nup43 — translation MPLEVQGTFVSQKINKIRWIPEEYVETKCFFTGSWDDTANSVKVWSFESLHEDEDVEYPKELSEHPIEGDVTQIKFVDKTKIAVSSSNGDVRILEVSLYDKQTPLSELYSWKKLHNYGVEECSCTTLDVFEGDIATVGEDGNLNILNGRRGDISHTITGADSSSIHSVCFIKHTEVITGNVRGHMKIWDIRSSNNKPTASFLLAGDELAATCIVYHPTQPYIILAGSESGSVALWDLRMNSFPTSLLNAHSAGVTEIQFHPENPNKLLSCSVSGDIWDWNMEGITKSSKGPDNQITTFMPLEDKNSMMVNSLMPALHKAINSLHCDKGRILCGADNEAIYLIKNLKY, via the exons ATGCCACTAGAAGTCCAAGGAACATTCGTATCacaaaaaatcaacaaaataagGTGGATACCGGAAGAATATGTTGAGACAAAGTGCTTTTTCACCGGCAGCTGGGATGATACCGCGAACTCTGTAAAAGTTTGGTCATTCGAAAGCCTTCATGAGGATGAGGACGTGGAATATCCTAAAGAGCTCTCCGAACATCCCATTGAAGGCGATGTAACACAGATAAAGTTTGTAGACAAAACCAAAATAGCAGTGTCTTCGTCTAATGGTGATGTCAGAATTTTAGAGGTTAGTTTATACGATAAACAAACTCCATTGAGCGAATTGTACTCTTGGAAAAAACTGCACAATTATGG TGTGGAGGAATGTTCTTGTACGACATTAGATGTCTTTGAGGGAGACATTGCTACAGTAGGAGAGGATGGTAACCTAAACATCTTGAATGGAAGGCGGGGAGACATCAGTCATACAATTACCGGTGCTGACAGCAGTTCAATTCATTCCGTTTGCTTCATCAAACACACTGaa GTTATAACTGGCAATGTAAGAGGGCATATGAAAATCTGGGATATAAGATCTTCAAACAACAAACCAACTGCCTCCTTCCTCTTAGCTGGCGATGAGTTAGCTGCTACATGTATTGTGTACCACCCCACACAACCGTACATCATCCTCGCAGGCAGCGAATCAGGGTCCGTAGCACTTTGGGACTTACGTATGAACTCATTCCCTACATCTTTACTAAACGCTCATTCGGCAGGAGTTACAGAAATCCAGTTCCATCCAGAGAACccgaataaattattgtcCTGTTCAGTTTCTGGCGATATTTGGGATTGGAACATGGAGGGTATCACGAAGAGCTCCAAAGGCCCGGATAATCAAATAACTACTTTCATGCCTTTGGAAGACAAAAATTCTATGATGGTGAATTCTCTCATGCCAGCTTTACATAAGGCAATTAACAGTTTACACTGTGATAAAGGTAGAATCTTGTGTGGAGCTGATAACGAAGCTATATATCTTATTAAGAATTTGAAGTACTAG
- the LOC128680237 gene encoding queuosine 5'-phosphate N-glycosylase/hydrolase: MEHSGALMPADSAKFIANIAKYVEIHDAGLEKLCQEMLLSMKEGKLEIPDTGASISYLSKDDPKAVDWIFVADALNFCFWSYSEAEKWSVEGHSGYYALEAALSRAVEDGIDITNPEYYSKITESQLRNIMRSDNNTQIPLFDQRISVLHEVGSVLIRKYNGTFTTCIAEANKSAGKLLEIIVNNFPCFRDEAVFNDTKVSLYKRAQILVADLWNFFRGRGCGEFKDIDKITMFADYRVPQVLVYFGVLSYTDEFMDKLKNDVLLPNGSPEEVEIRGCSIHAVELLKERIEKKIRESNMTNAEVPNSSLIDYYLWCYRRKYADEMENIPFHKTLSIYY, from the exons ATGGAGCACTCCGGCGCCCTTATGCCTGCAGATTCggccaaatttattgcaaatatcGCCAAATATGTGGAAATACATGACGCCGGTTTAGAGAAGTTATGTCAGGAG ATGCTGTTATCAATGAAGGAAGGCAAATTGGAAATTCCCGACACAGGTGCCAGTATTTCCTATCTGAGTAAGGATGATCCGAAGGCAGTAGACTGGATTTTTGTTGCGGATGCACTTAACTTCTGCTTCTGGTCTTATTCTGAGGCCGAGAAGTGGTCAGTGGAAGGTCACAGTGGATACTATGCTTTGGAGGCCGCACTGAGTAGAGCTGTCGAG GATGGAATTGACATCACAAATCCAGAGTactattcaaaaataacagAATCACAACTCAGAAACATCATGAGAAGTGACAATAACACCCAAATCCCTTTATTTGACCAAAGGATATCTGTCTTACATGAAGTAGGAAGTGTTTTAATACGAAAATACAACGGTACATTCACAACATGCATTGCGGAGGCTAATAAATCTGCTGGGAAGCTACTAGAAATAATTGTgaataattttccatgttttAGAGATGAAGCAGTTTTTAATGACACAAAGGTGTCTTTGTACAAACGAGCTCAAATATTAGTGGCTGATTTATGGAATTTCTTCAGAGGGAGAGGTTGTGGTGAATTTAAGGATATTGACAAGATAACTATGTTTGCTGACTATAGGGTCCCTCAGGTGTTGGTTTACTTTGGAGTTTTGAGTTATACTGATGAGTTCATGGATAAACTAAAGAATG atGTTCTACTTCCTAATGGTTCACCAGAGGAAGTGGAGATCCGTGGTTGTTCCATCCACGCTGTGGAACTTCTCAAAGAGAGAATAGAGAAGAAAATAAGAGAGTCCAACATGACTAATGCAGAGGTGCCTAACTCTAGTCTAATTGATTATTATCTGTGGTGCTATAGGAGGAAGTATGCTGATGAGATGGAGAATATTCCTTTTCATAAAACACTTAGCATTTATTATTGA
- the conu gene encoding rho GTPase-activating protein conundrum isoform X1 produces the protein MLKLESPEVRMALPLPPRAPDPTALAAYWTECEEYLCRQTNANQHEEEENHYEEGELETEWLQAAGLGSLAAPFQAGQEVTEAQLGEAVRPLPREQAAAVRRRVRRLNRTVRRKRAASRARKPDIRDVFRDLENSSGSEPRSRSATPDSLDSLPSGGSGSPPAEWADGATPPDFVDSFPSVGAHAPLARTPSAPAAPRRVRLSPPAVGAHSPPLPMHELFKPNDLHLADIASNTEGIELLGYQRYGTVQGPRIGKERINGSILKDNDLFISKHAAVSRAKSAASTQQPLSFEHKFNLDRQMIDHEEVWPEEDSTVDIESVSEPQLKRLPPLLWLELTALFDRYSLPFQKRKPPKKKRKEEGSVFGVSLETLVRKDMIMWEETWSCVPSIIRSLAAALRARSQDEGLLRVPGNKQKIEALCQLIEQRWYSDRQAVESGLARATSHDLAAVFKRLLRALPQPPLTQELMRLFYNTYALSGATQGRALNLLVLLLPAEQRATLRELLRLVREIVKLSHTNKMSEHNVAMIIAPTLFPPSLLIKSSDSLETQLATAANSCHVTEALMRWCDQLWTLPASLHAAALRKPQPHRRNHHT, from the exons AAGGCGAATTAGAAACAGAATGGCTCCAAGCGGCGGGGTTGGGGTCCCTGGCGGCGCCGTTCCAGGCTGGCCAGGAGGTGACCGAAGCCCAGCTGGGTGAGGCCGTGCGTCCCCTGCCCAGGGAACAGGCCGCAGCAGTCCGGAGACGAGTGAGGAGGCTGAACAGAACTGTGAGGAGGAAGCGAGCAGCGTCAAGAGCTAGGAAGCCTGATATTAGAGATGTCTTTCGGGACTTGGAG AATTCGAGCGGCAGCGAGCCGAGGTCGCGCAGTGCGACTCCTGACTCACTGGACTCGCTGCCCAGCGGTGGGTCAGGTAGCCCACCGGCAGAGTGGGCGGATGGGGCCACGCCACCAGATTTCGT TGACAGCTTCCCGTCAGTAGGTGCGCACGCGCCGCTGGCCCGCACGCCATCCGCGCCGGCCGCGCCGCGCCGGGTGCGACTGTCCCCCCCCGCGGTCGGCGCGCACTCCCCCCCTCTGCCCATGCATGAGCTCTTCAAACCTAATGATCTGCATCTGGCTGACATCGCGAGTAATACAG agGGTATCGAGCTGCTCGGCTACCAAAGGTACGGGACTGTCCAGGGACCAAGAATAGGGAAGGAACGAATCAACGGATCTATACTCAAGGATAATGACCTATTCAT AAGCAAACACGCGGCAGTTTCGCGGGCAAAAAGCGCTGCTTCTACACAACAACCCCTGAGTTTCGAACACAAGTTCAACCTGGACAGACAGATGATTGATCATGAAGAG GTGTGGCCAGAAGAAGACAGCACAGTCGACATCGAGAGCGTAAGCGAGCCACAACTTAAACGACTACCGCCACTGCTGTGGTTGGAGCTGACGGCGCTGTTCGATCGGTATTCGCTGCCTTTCCAAAAGAGGAAGCCGCCCAAGAAAAAGCGGAAAGAAG AGGGTTCAGTATTCGGCGTATCACTCGAGACTCTCGTCCGCAAAGACATGATCATGTGGGAGGAGACCTGGAGCTGTGTGCCCAGCATCATCAGATCGTTGGCCGCTGCGCTAAGAGCTAGGTCGCAGGACGAAGGACTTCTGAGGGTGCCCGGGAACAAACAAAAG ATCGAAGCGCTCTGCCAGCTGATAGAGCAGCGCTGGTACTCGGACCGGCAAGCAGTGGAGAGCGGGCTGGCGCGCGCGACCTCGCACGACCTCGCGGCCGTGTTCAAGCGGCTGCTGCGCGCGCTGCCGCAGCCGCCGCTCACGCAGGAGCTGATGCGGCTGTTCTACAATACTTATG CCCTGAGCGGCGCGACGCAAGGGCGCGCGCTGAACCTGCTGGTGCTGCTGCTGCCGGCGGAGCAGCGCGCCACGCTGCGCGAGCTGCTGCGGCTGGTGCGCGAGATCGTCAAGCTCAGCCACACCAACAAGATGAGCGAACACAATGTCGCTATGATCATCGCTCCCACTCTCTTCCCGCCCAG TTTGCTGATCAAGTCGTCAGACAGCCTGGAGACGCAGCTGGCGACGGCCGCCAACAGCTGCCACGTGACGGAAGCGCTGATGCGGTGGTGCGACCAGCTGTGGACGCTGCCCGCGTCGCTGCACGCCGCCGCGCTGAGGAAGCCGCAGCCGCACCGCCGGAACCACCACACTTGA
- the conu gene encoding rho GTPase-activating protein conundrum isoform X3 — protein MLLIEIDFFIKGELETEWLQAAGLGSLAAPFQAGQEVTEAQLGEAVRPLPREQAAAVRRRVRRLNRTVRRKRAASRARKPDIRDVFRDLENSSGSEPRSRSATPDSLDSLPSGGSGSPPAEWADGATPPDFVDSFPSVGAHAPLARTPSAPAAPRRVRLSPPAVGAHSPPLPMHELFKPNDLHLADIASNTEGIELLGYQRYGTVQGPRIGKERINGSILKDNDLFISKHAAVSRAKSAASTQQPLSFEHKFNLDRQMIDHEEVWPEEDSTVDIESVSEPQLKRLPPLLWLELTALFDRYSLPFQKRKPPKKKRKEEGSVFGVSLETLVRKDMIMWEETWSCVPSIIRSLAAALRARSQDEGLLRVPGNKQKIEALCQLIEQRWYSDRQAVESGLARATSHDLAAVFKRLLRALPQPPLTQELMRLFYNTYALSGATQGRALNLLVLLLPAEQRATLRELLRLVREIVKLSHTNKMSEHNVAMIIAPTLFPPSLLIKSSDSLETQLATAANSCHVTEALMRWCDQLWTLPASLHAAALRKPQPHRRNHHT, from the exons atgttgTTGATCGAGatcgatttttttatca AAGGCGAATTAGAAACAGAATGGCTCCAAGCGGCGGGGTTGGGGTCCCTGGCGGCGCCGTTCCAGGCTGGCCAGGAGGTGACCGAAGCCCAGCTGGGTGAGGCCGTGCGTCCCCTGCCCAGGGAACAGGCCGCAGCAGTCCGGAGACGAGTGAGGAGGCTGAACAGAACTGTGAGGAGGAAGCGAGCAGCGTCAAGAGCTAGGAAGCCTGATATTAGAGATGTCTTTCGGGACTTGGAG AATTCGAGCGGCAGCGAGCCGAGGTCGCGCAGTGCGACTCCTGACTCACTGGACTCGCTGCCCAGCGGTGGGTCAGGTAGCCCACCGGCAGAGTGGGCGGATGGGGCCACGCCACCAGATTTCGT TGACAGCTTCCCGTCAGTAGGTGCGCACGCGCCGCTGGCCCGCACGCCATCCGCGCCGGCCGCGCCGCGCCGGGTGCGACTGTCCCCCCCCGCGGTCGGCGCGCACTCCCCCCCTCTGCCCATGCATGAGCTCTTCAAACCTAATGATCTGCATCTGGCTGACATCGCGAGTAATACAG agGGTATCGAGCTGCTCGGCTACCAAAGGTACGGGACTGTCCAGGGACCAAGAATAGGGAAGGAACGAATCAACGGATCTATACTCAAGGATAATGACCTATTCAT AAGCAAACACGCGGCAGTTTCGCGGGCAAAAAGCGCTGCTTCTACACAACAACCCCTGAGTTTCGAACACAAGTTCAACCTGGACAGACAGATGATTGATCATGAAGAG GTGTGGCCAGAAGAAGACAGCACAGTCGACATCGAGAGCGTAAGCGAGCCACAACTTAAACGACTACCGCCACTGCTGTGGTTGGAGCTGACGGCGCTGTTCGATCGGTATTCGCTGCCTTTCCAAAAGAGGAAGCCGCCCAAGAAAAAGCGGAAAGAAG AGGGTTCAGTATTCGGCGTATCACTCGAGACTCTCGTCCGCAAAGACATGATCATGTGGGAGGAGACCTGGAGCTGTGTGCCCAGCATCATCAGATCGTTGGCCGCTGCGCTAAGAGCTAGGTCGCAGGACGAAGGACTTCTGAGGGTGCCCGGGAACAAACAAAAG ATCGAAGCGCTCTGCCAGCTGATAGAGCAGCGCTGGTACTCGGACCGGCAAGCAGTGGAGAGCGGGCTGGCGCGCGCGACCTCGCACGACCTCGCGGCCGTGTTCAAGCGGCTGCTGCGCGCGCTGCCGCAGCCGCCGCTCACGCAGGAGCTGATGCGGCTGTTCTACAATACTTATG CCCTGAGCGGCGCGACGCAAGGGCGCGCGCTGAACCTGCTGGTGCTGCTGCTGCCGGCGGAGCAGCGCGCCACGCTGCGCGAGCTGCTGCGGCTGGTGCGCGAGATCGTCAAGCTCAGCCACACCAACAAGATGAGCGAACACAATGTCGCTATGATCATCGCTCCCACTCTCTTCCCGCCCAG TTTGCTGATCAAGTCGTCAGACAGCCTGGAGACGCAGCTGGCGACGGCCGCCAACAGCTGCCACGTGACGGAAGCGCTGATGCGGTGGTGCGACCAGCTGTGGACGCTGCCCGCGTCGCTGCACGCCGCCGCGCTGAGGAAGCCGCAGCCGCACCGCCGGAACCACCACACTTGA